CCCCAATGGCTTTACTCAGTGTTCACAACTGGATCTCCCCTCTCCTAATAATAGACTGATATCTCCTTCCCCCTTGATCAGTCCTTCAGTGAGGAATCTGTCGATAAGAAAAAAGTAAGTAAATGTTAAGTAGTACTTGgccaatatttgtattttagaatGGATTATTGAGTTTGGGGGGTGGCCTTGTGCTAGTAGCCAGCGGAAATTTTGCCTTTCCCCCTATATTACGTTTCAGACTGCATTTGAACACTCACCCACTCCAAAAGCAGTTTGGTTTGCAATGCTGGGGGCTGCTGTGGGCAGGACACAAAGTATGAAACAACTCTGGGTGAGAGCCAACATCACGTCAGCAGACACAATcggactttcccttcctctctccaCCCCCCTATAGCAGCCTCCTGTGCAGTCCCAAAATCAGATGTTCTCCAGAGGAGATTTTTTGTgctgaagggaggaggaaagtaCAGGAAAGTTGCACTTGCACAAAGAGAATTCCATTGCACCAGCAGGACATCAAAACTGGCTATCGCCCATTAGGCTTGTGGAACTATTTTTATGATTCCTTGTATCCTGCCAATTGCTTTAAGGTTAGAGATTGGTagctgtttgcaaaagggcttcaccttcctctcctccccttgcagcTCCCATTCTCCCTCAAACATCTGTGCCAGGGGGGTGAGGGACCTCTAGACCCTATTTTGTGGGTGtctagagaggaggaggaggagaggggaaagtctGCATAGCAGTGGATGCAACTCACTATGCTGGTATTTATGTTCAATGGGGAACATAATATTAAAAGAGGCAACATACTGCTTTTTCTCAGCATACTTTATGGGTTGtagtcagtgctagtcctactcagagtagacccattgaaattaatgcatgtttattatttctttattaaatttatatcctgcccttactcctagaaggagcccagggcagtgagttagacctattaatttcagtgggtctactctgagtaggacttagttggactGAACCTTTTGTCTGATCTTGTTCTCAGATTTCATTGATACACAAAAGAATCCTTGCTTCCTCACTTAAACATTAGCAAATTGCTTTATTAAGTTTACTCATCCTGCAGAAATCTTTAGATTATCAAGCAGTGTATAATCTCAGTGAACTAATTATTATGATTCCGATAGTAATTTATTCTAAAATTTTGAGGTTACATGGCAGATAGTGGTATAGATTCAGAACTATTTCTGCACCTACCAAAATATACTGTGCTAATCAAAACAGTCCTTTTTATATTGTGTAGGCAACTCGTAGTACAGCAGAGAGAAGTCTCCAATATTCTGAGGGAATTAAGATCACAAATTCATACTAAACCAACAAGACTGAATATCAGTAGACAAAACATCTGGGTTAGCGCCTTAAAGGGATTTCAAAAACGGAGCTTCAATCCTGCCAATACTATTGAAGTAAAGTACATAAAATGCAGGACGAAAATAGAGATGGATGTCTGCCATTCATCAAAGGAAGATTTTTTTCTGTTACTGATGATTCACCTTCAGAACTCATCACTCTTTGAAGGCGGTTCCTCAAAGAACTTGTCTTTTGATTCCCAAGGTAAGCCTAAATTGTAGATATTTGATATATATGTTTGGAGGGGAGAGGATTTGTTTCTTTCTCCCTTTTCTAATGGGTATACAGTGTGCCTGTGGTGGTTCATTCTAATCCTACAGCAAACTTGTGAAGCAAGTTTGCCAACAGATATTTGCCTAAGATCACCCAACAAGCTACACAGGCTGAGCAgaaatttgaacccagatcttcccAGGTGAAGTTAAACACACTatcagctacatcacactggctctgtatGTACTGCAAGGGAAATAAGCTTGTTCAGTGCTGCAGGAATATGGAATACTTCTCTTTGATATCAGCATGTTGTGTATTCTGATCAGGCTAATAAGCTAaacatatttattaaatataaaggTATTGGCAGATACCATGCCGATAAATGTTCACTAACATTGATAGGTATTGACTTTGCCAACTGTATAGGAGCCTCACCCTCTTTGCTGCTTATGCTGTTCAGAAATAGTGAACTTGATACTACAATGAAAGCTTGTTACAATGCAGGGGTTGGTGGAGAAAGGATGCACCTGTATTATAGGGCTTccatgttataatgaaaactgcactgacaGGGTGAAAGCTAGTGAGTACtggctcctggggggggggggcaccactGCTGTGGCTGAGGAACAGAAGCTGGAAGGGTAACGGGGAGAACAAGTTAACACAAACAAAGCTCCACAGACAGTAACAAAAGAACTTGGAGAAGGCTCAAGAGATAAGCATCCCTTAGGGGAAAACATGccaggaaggaaaaggggaggcagggagggagacatcaggaaagagatttttttaaacgAACAGTTATAGGGGGAAAAGAACCAGGGGAACCAAACAGAGAACTTGTCAGGGACAAAGAGGACAGAGGACAAAAAAATAAGGtataacaaacattaaaatagggCATACAATATTTAACTTTTGGGACATGGTTATACCTGCGGTATATCTGAATCCACAATACAATGTGACACATTATAGCAAGCTTGCATTGTAGTGAAGAGGCCAGCTCCAAATGAAGGGTAATTTCATTTTTGAGTTGTTATGGGTTTTATCCAAGTAATAAATATCAATTGTGGTAGAGGGAACAGCCTCTTTTCTAGTGTTTACTATGTGGTAAGGGATAGGAGAACTACAATGAGTTCTATGTACAATTGCCAAAACTTCAAGTATGGCTTTAAGTCATTCTTGTGGGTAATGAAAACTGCCTTTGTTAAGCTCTGATGAACATTTTGGCTGgcatgcaaaaacaaaaaccacccCATTTGTCCCAGGCGCTTATTTAACTACAGTTGAAGGCTCAGTTTCATCTCTGGCTACAACTGTAAGGCAGCTTTTGATACAGAACAAAGACAGTTCCAAAGTTTTTGGAACAGCTTTTTGTGATGGACAGGGTGGGGGGGATGCAACAGGAAATGGGACCAGACAAGTCCTGGTGCTCAAGCATAAACATCCAGCTCAGTTCTTTTGTATACCATAAATACATAATTAATAGTGGTGTCCATTGGCTTAAGTGGATTtagaagggaattagacaaattcatgtttGGTACATCAGTAGCCATTTTCCCATAATCCTAAACATTAAATACTGAGAACAAATGGGAAAGGAAGAGAGTTGTTGCCTTCATGTACCACTTAAGGGCTTCCAgatgcatctggctggctgcttggGAAATGGAATCCTGAACTTTGGTTTGATGGACCTTTGGTTTTAATTAATTAGGGCACATTCCAGCTGTTCTTAGTAAATGCATTAGTTATTttacattatttgtattttcagctCTTAAAGATAATTTATACTATGAAGCTGGAAAAATGATTGCAGTTTCTCTGGTTCATGGAGGCCCGTCTCCTAGCTTCTTCTCCAAAAGCTTGTTTAATTGCCTTGTTTATGGTACAGAAAATGTGAAACCAACTATAGAAGATGTTGCTGATAGGAATGTTTTGCAGAAAATAGAGAAGGTAAGATGCTGTACACCTGTGTAGCACTATAAAGACGGTTCTTGGTAGTTTTTGTCCTCacctatttattttaaattgggtATTGAGGGCATTTCTCTCATCAGAAATAGTTATACAACATACATGCCAAACTAATTGTCAGCCAAAAGTGTTTAGAAACAAGTGGGTGGTTATATCTATCAATTTAAATTTGATGGTACATGTATTCATTAAATAAACCAGTTAATGTTTTATTTCCTACTCTAGATAAAATCTGCAAGAACTTTGAGCAGCTTAGAATCAGCAATAAGTGATTGCTCTGAATATCTCGCCACTGTTGGATGTTTGAAACTTGTAACAGCTCTATGTGATAAGGATATGTTGGTGAATGAGATACTGAATTATCATGTCATCAAGAGAACTATTTTGCCTTTTGAAAGGTTTGTTTTGCATGTTGAACCCATTACTATACCTTTTCAGTTTATAGTCTAGGGTTCTGTATTTGCACATTTCTTTGTAAAGCAACTAAAGTTCTGCATGtataaattaaaatgttacacaaCATGTTTCATTTGTTATGAAGAATTCATTGTTCTAGTAGTGGTTTTTTCACCACATTGGTTTTCCCTATTATTTATTAGTactaaaaatataaaatttaatTACAACATTGAGTAAAACAATATACTATTAACTATTCAAAAATGCTTAAGGGAAATTTGAACGTGTTTTGAAAAACTGATTTGTTGGATGAACACTTAAATATAGTCAACAGTCCATAAGAGGTGGCTCAAGGGAGGACGTTCTGGAGCTTTGTTTCATAGGTCAAGATCAATCATTGTGCCTGTGGATGTGATGGGACTTCTCCTTCTTCCACTCACCCTCTGGTCCCCAGTCTGCTTCTCCAGAACAAATGCTGGAAGTACACTGGGGCTgctgaggggaggagaaagaggggagtTACCGTCCTTTGTTGTTAGTAGCTTTCAGGAAAACTTAGTAGCTCTAAAAACTATTATTGAAAGGATGTGTAGCCAGTACCAGCTCCAGCAAGGGTTTTCTGCCTAGTACATCAAAACTTGTTTATGtatcaataatatatcaataaatgtattttaataaatcCAGCAAATGCAGGTCATGTCGATGAATTCTTTCTTGTAGAAATTTTAAGTGGTATTTGTAATGTGAAAAATCAGTTTGGCATTATCGAAGgcagtgttctctctctctctcttaaaaaaaaaagaacaaaaaacctCATAGCACTTATTTGGTTTTATGCATTGTTTTTTCCCCTTAGCTTTAGACAAGGTTTGGAAACACTTGGTGTTTTGGAAAAAATGCAGATGAATCCTGATGCGTTCTGTAGCATATTATGTCACAAGCCTGAGAAACTTTCAGCAAAACTTCTTTGTGATCTCTTTACAATCCACTGTTTACCAGGAGCAGACAAAGCCAGAAGTCTAGATTTCTGGATGGGTTACTTACAGGAGACGGAAGGTAAGAAAAAGGAGATTCGCCTCAGTGAATCTGAACTAGGAATCTagagtgtgtgtgctttaaagaacaaacaaacattaagcTGTTTATCAAACTCCTAAGCCAAGACTTCTTTGAATTTTAGTTTCACTTTACATTTTCAGTAATGATTAACTGCAGTCAATTTATCATTATTTTGACTCACTCTTACCTTCTAAtgtgaaattgcttgtaaaagctGTTTGCAGCTAATCAAAACTCCTCATTCTTGGTCTAGGTGGCGAGTCAGCAGTAACTCTAGAGGACATCTTAGTGTTTGCAACTGGCATTCGTGATATTCCACCCATTGGCTTTGATCCTGAGCCTGCAGTTAAGTTTCTGCATATAAAATACCCCATTGGAAAGAGACACCTTAATTGTTTAGAGCTTCCAATAACAAAGTCTTATGAGAAGTTTAAAAGAATTCTGGATTTCGCCATCAGAAGTACTCTAAGATTAGAATCAGAAGTACGTTAGTTGCTACAATGGATGCTGAAAAGTGAATGATGAAGCATGTAAGAAGCTTGCTAGCTGCTCGGCGGATAACACACACATTCATCCTCACAGACTTACAACTTGATCATGGAAACGGCTTAATCTCAGTCTTTGCACTTTGAACATGGTTTCAAAATGCTGAACaaagcttttaaaacaattttgtattatttgtattttttaatactTTGCCCTAATCTCATCCTTTAGCCCAGCCCCACTTTATAATATAATCCAACCAGTGGCCAGTTGTCTGGTAGTGTACTGTACCCTCCATTTATATTATAAACAATTATAAATCAAAATTTCTGGTGAATAGATTCACTAATCCCCTTTCCAGTTTGTAATATATCCAGGAAGTAATATTTTCGTG
This DNA window, taken from Rhineura floridana isolate rRhiFlo1 chromosome 2, rRhiFlo1.hap2, whole genome shotgun sequence, encodes the following:
- the G2E3 gene encoding G2/M phase-specific E3 ubiquitin-protein ligase, giving the protein MSDNVIGCLQNLPCEFCQRADDCPEKYGERRTYENYNLTVHYYCVLMSSGIWQRGEDEEGFYGFLPEDIQKEINRAARLKCTVCKKKGASIGCVASRCKRSYHFPCGVERECIFQFRGNFPSYCWEHRPTQKRSSNSKGSSQCTICFELVKHAPSYNILASPCCKNAWFHRDCLQCQALSAGVFFFRCPVCNNKEKFQNEMLRMGIHIPERDASWELEENAYQDLLQCYQHCDIKICLCKNGRNYNESDSKWEIKRCQYCGSSGTHLACSSLTNWEQNWECIECRTILAKSTGNCQKWRKRSWSMPEKKDIGDSLLEEPSPKCPRQSPGSHLGFLVRSPKICPNGFTQCSQLDLPSPNNRLISPSPLISPSVRNLSIRKKQLVVQQREVSNILRELRSQIHTKPTRLNISRQNIWVSALKGFQKRSFNPANTIEVKYIKCRTKIEMDVCHSSKEDFFLLLMIHLQNSSLFEGGSSKNLSFDSQALKDNLYYEAGKMIAVSLVHGGPSPSFFSKSLFNCLVYGTENVKPTIEDVADRNVLQKIEKIKSARTLSSLESAISDCSEYLATVGCLKLVTALCDKDMLVNEILNYHVIKRTILPFESFRQGLETLGVLEKMQMNPDAFCSILCHKPEKLSAKLLCDLFTIHCLPGADKARSLDFWMGYLQETEGGESAVTLEDILVFATGIRDIPPIGFDPEPAVKFLHIKYPIGKRHLNCLELPITKSYEKFKRILDFAIRSTLRLESEVR